aaaaaaaaacaaaagaaaagatacaataaataagtaaataaaaccCGCCAAGCCAGTAGCAATTTTAAGCCATTCTTATGGGCAGGCGTTGCCTTTCGCTGCCTGCTTGGGCAGTGCTCTTTCAAGACGGCATTTGACATTTCCTTGCCGCTCCACGAGCCACAGATTGGTGGGTGCAGTCCACTCACGTAATTGCCTTAacggaaaataaaacaaaacaaatgtaAGTTGGGGGCAGGGCAATAAAATCTCTTCGTTTCGAGTTGTATTTCTATCACGTTTTTGTTACAGAGTGTACTTAGATAGTGGCACAATTCCTAAGAACTTAGGGTTTAGAGTGGGCGATTCTCTTCCGAGCCGATAAGCGTTATATTGAACATATACCTACCTTAGCTGATAATTAAAAACCGGTAGTAGTTGGTCCGACCTTAAGCCAAGCCGCTTATGAATGTTTAAATGGGCGCGGACAAAAGCCGAAATACGTAAGAGCGGAACAATGGTCGAAAAAAGAAACATGTTTTTAAGGCCAACCGGGTGGGAAAtcaaaaaatgttgcagttctTGTTAATGAATGATTAATCGTTTCAGAGATGCGGGTAGAGTATATGTTTTAagataacatttttttagcaaaatgactttttattaaaaatctctTAATTTATAGGCACACGACTTGGTTTCGATCATCCAAAGGGTATGTACGACGTGGGACTACAGTCCAAGAAGACTCTATTCCGCATCCAGGCCGAGCGCATTCTTAGGCTGGAGGAGCTGGCTCACCATGCCACCGGTCAACGTGGCTACATCACCTGGTACATCATGACGTCGGAGCACACCGTGCAACCAACTGAAGACTACTTTGTTGCCCACAACTACTTCGGCCTGAAGGCAGAGAACGTGCTGCTGTTTGAACAGGGATCGCTACCGTGCTTCGAATACGATGGACGCATCATTTTGGACGAGAAGCATCGTGTGGCGCGTGCACCAGACGGCAACGGAGGCATCTACCGGGCGATGAAGCGCCAGGGCATACTCGACGACATGCAGAAGCGTGGTGTACTCTACCTACACGCCCACAGCGTTGACAATATCCTGATCAAGGTGGCCGATCCAGTTTTCATTGGTTACTGTGTCCAGGAGAAGGCCGATTGTGCCGCCAAGGTGGTGGAGAAGGCGTCGCCCAATGAGGCCGTGGGCGTAGTGGCCATCGTAGATGGCAAGTACCAGGTGGTGGAGTATAGTGAAATATCGGCCAAGACGGCCGAGATGCGCAACTCCGACGGACGATTGACCTTTAGTGCCGGAAATATATGTAACCACTTCTTTAGCGCCAACTTCCTTCAGAAGATCGGCAACACATTTGAGCAGGAGCTGAAGCTGCACGTGGCCAAAAAGAAGATTCCCTTTGTTGACAATGCCGGCAAGCGTTTGACGCCCGAAAAGCCAAATggcattaaaattgaaaagtttGTGTTCGACGTATTCGAGTTCGCACAGAAATTTGTGGCCATGGAGGTGCCTCGCGACGAAGAGTTTAGTGCTCTGAAAAACGCTGACAACGCTGGAAAGGATTGCCCCAGTACAGCCCGGCAGGACCTTCATAGGCTGCACAAGAAGTATATTGAAAGTGCCGGCGGCATCGTGCACGGAGACATCTGCGAAATCTCTCCGTTCGTCACCTATGCCGGCGAGAATCTCGCCTCGCAGGTCGAGGGCAAGTCGTTCAGCAGTCCCGTCTACCTACGGGACACCCGCGATCCCCCGCACGGGCACCTTTAATAAACTAGGATGCAGTGCCGCCACATAGACTGATGGAGGACGGATAGTAGTTGATTTgattatttgtaaatttaacgTTTTCCGTTTTGAGTGTTATGATTCCCACACCATAGGTAGAGCACGGAAATTCCATTGATTTCAGTACTTAAAGGAGACTTGTAAAAATTTGTTACCTATTGTGTCCGttgtttttttcgtttttggcaATAATTGTGCAATCAtaatgtgaatatatacaatatatatagaataatataaatattttaatatgttgtaaaatacaaaattataagtaTAATCAAACGAGttgtttttcatttctttGTAATCAAGGCACAAGAAAAGGTAAATAATAACCAATCCCATATGTGGACAGGTGCCAATGTATATTTACAAGGCTTTTGAGTCGATATCAgtttttatatgtttatatttgAGCGAAAAGTGGGGGATTTTATTCTTTATTCTTTAGAACAGACCTCTTAGCTAtcctattttatttaagtacTTATAGCCTTTGCAAAAAGTTATACTATTCTACTAGATTGTCACAAAGGAAGTTTTACTGTAAAGTAAAGGAGTACACATTATTATAtcacttattttaaattgaatcACTTTAGTTCAaaagcttttgaaattttaaatttcccgCTTAGTTTATCTTAAATGGCAACACCAACAGGTGGCAACACTATTTCAAACTTAAATCCTCCTCTTAAACTTGGCCACACTGCGTCGAATTAGAACGGGCAGCTGGTCGgcgtaaaaattttttgttaatcaatagCAATTAGATAATAAGTGAAATTATGCTTAGACAACTGACACGGTCACTGCGCCTGACCTCGCGCGCATTCACGCATTTCAACTATGGCACAGATTCCACGGCTGGACAGATTCCGGTGACCCAGGCCCTGGTGGGCTGGGCGGAAAAGCTCAAGGCCGCTGGTATTGAGGACACCAAATTCAACCTTAAGTGCATCATATCCCATGTCCTGAACAAGAAATTTGTAATGTTTCTGTCATAAATCTCAGTTTTGACCTTAATTAACATGCTGTGCTTTTTAGAACACCGTACCGGATTCGTATGAAAAGCTTCAGTTCAATTCGAGTCAGTTGGCCGATTTTGAGCGTTTCCTGGAGGCACGATGCGCTCGAATGCCCCTGCAGCACATCATTGGCGAGTGGGACTTTATGGATCTCACCCTGAAAACGGCACCAACTGTATTCATACCTCGCCCTGAGACCGAGGAGTTTGTCCGGCTGGTGATCGAGAACTACAAGAATGAGAAGCACGTAAATATGCTGGAAGTGGGTTGTGGTTCCGGTGCCATGTCGCTTGGCATGTTGCACAATTTGCCACAGGTGGTGTCCACCGCCATTGAAAGAAGCAAGGCTGCCACCGTGCTGGCTGCGGAGAACGCCAAGCTTCTCAACCTCCAGGATCGGTTCACTGTTCACAACCACACCATGGAGGAGGACAAGTACTTGCCAGAGGAGCTAAAAGACAAAAAGTACGACTTGATTATTTCCAATCCGCCTTATGTTAAGACGGAGGAGTTTCAGTATCTGCATCCCGAAGTGGTGGTGTAAGTAAAGGTTGGATATTGTTTCACATTCTTGAACTGAGAACCTTTATTCTTCAGCTATGAAAACCTCAACGCTCTGGATGGCGGTTCCGATGGCTTGCGAGTGGCTCGGTTGGTCTTTGAGTTGGCCTGCCGTCACTTGCATCCCGGTGGCAAGCTCTGGCTGGAGTTGGGCAACGAGCACCCGCCCATGGTGAAGACCATCATGAACCTGCAGTACGAGGGACGCCTGAAGTTCATAGCCAGCTATAATGACCAGTATAAGCGCGAAAGATTCGTCCAGATTGAAAAAGTCTAGACGAGATTTATTTAAACCCACACTGCTGATACGACTTAGATAATGCAATTACCAATTACCATGCCTACGCATTTAGCTGTGATTTGATTTATAACCTCACGACCGCAAGCTGCCCAGAGGCTCTCAcgtaatatatattaaatatatatacatcttaaagaatatttatatcGTTTATGTTTTATTACTCTACCAGtctcataaataatataaaaaactattttgtttagttttaaatgaGAGTAACCACACAAGTGAAGTAACAACAACTGGAAAAAGCTTTAAGCTTTTGGGGAGAGAAAGCTTCGGCAGCAACAAGTGGAATATCTCTGAAATCCAGAGACCATGCTCACTTGGGAATCGAAGCTCGCGCCGCACGAATCTGCGGGATACGCATCCGCGAGATAAACGCGGTTTTTGAAACTGTCTCCGTTGTCGTTTTTAATTCAATTGACTTTTTCGGGCTGCGAGTTGTGCGATCTCCTCGGACCggctggtgtgtgtgtgtgttataTTACTTTCAAGTATACATTTCATTgctaataaattataattaacgAATgggcaaaattataattaaaggCTACATTTCAGCGAAGCTCTCAATGAGACAGATAATAAAAGCGAAGAAGATTAAGCCAGTCGCtgggcaaaaataaaaaatatgcaaagccaaaagcaaaacaaaaacacgtTAAGCAAGAaattggtttaaaaaaaaaagaaaccaaaataaGTTAATGTGCATacaaacatatacatatatgtaattttaattaagaaatatgtataaaaaatgaatGCGTGTAAAtgtacagatacagatactgatGCCAAACTTTATGCTGAAGGCTGTTTGGATTTTGGATTGGAAACTTTTAGATTTAGAAACCAATTACACAGATCGTGACATTATTTAATGCATTTGTCTGACTGATTGACTGCAATTTGTATCTCAGTGTGAGTGAGTGCGTGTGGCTGCGTAAGCTTGAATgtttattaattgaaaaccGAAATCAAGTTTAAGCTGCGGACTGCGTTCTTTTCGGCTATGACTGGTTCTCCTATGACGCTATTTTATCGCCTTGGGTTTtctgtaattttattttagcaCACTTTCAATATTTGTTTGTTGTCGGTGGAGCAGTGCTCTCCTTCTTCTGATAAttgcgaacaaaaaaaaaaaacaaactgaaTAAACAAGATTCAACAACGATTTTTCTGCTGGCAGCTCTATGCAAATAAGAATAaccacaaaataacaaaataacgATAATGACAACACAGAGGCAAGCATAAACCCCAGTCACCCAGCTAGCCACCTAGTCACCCGGGCCAAATACTcatctgctgttgctggttaTTTCTGGTAATTCCTCCTGCGGTGGCAGCAACACTACCAGCACGACGGCAGCAACTTGCAAttccagcaacagcaacatcaggcAGCAACAATCGATTGCCGAGCGAAAGTTTTTGCTGCCGAGTCGCACGCCGGTTATGTTAACAAGTGTGGGTTGTtgtctctttattttttatttattttttttttgtattttgtttttattttagcgCACTGTGTGTCAAGGTACTGCGAATCAGTAAATCACTAAACGTTTCTTTCGCGTCACTGTGACCCACGGGCTAAGTAGGCTATTTAAATGCACACGTTCGCATGGCACAAGGTCCTCCCATTTTAATGCACTGCGAAAAGCCGAAGAAACCCGACTCAAAATCAAGATAGTAGTTATCTATTTTAGATGGCCTTTCACGGGCCGGCGAGAGTgggaattgaattgaaatgcaaatggACTGGCCACGTTAGATTGTTTGTCGCAAACATTTAAGTTGGGGGGGGGGCTTACCCATATATCACTAACTTGATCGATCTTTGTTTGAACAATGGCGCCGCCACAGGTTCTTATCACTTTCCCACACACTTTTTAATAGCTTCCAGCCCAGTGTCGTACCTGTGGCACCGCGACACTCTATGAATACATAAGGAAGTGTTGCATAAATGAAAGTTATAGACCCATATAGTGTATAGAAAAAGGGAAATTAGGAGTTCGATTTGGTTAAGTTTATAATTTAGGATTGGTCACGTCAAGAGACGGATGGATACAAAGTCTATGTCACAATAGCAACatcaacaaataatttaaatgctTTCGCAGGCGGCAATTGGAGAGGCAACAATTAACAAAGACAACTGCAACACGGAAAACCATACCCATAGCCATAAACTGAGAGATACACTTGgctggagtggagtggagtggactGAAGACAGTCCTCCTGCAGCAGAAGATGAAGAATCGTCAGCGAACCCGCCGAATATCGCTAAATGAAAaccacaacagcaacatcgaTGTACAAATATTTACCAATACAAAAGAACCCAATCAAGTCAATTTAAATTCATCGTCAAAGCTGCTGGCAACTACAGAAACGTCGACCTCAGCGGAGGCTGCTCATCCCGCCTCGCCTCCAGCCGCTCAGATAGGCGCTCCAGCTATCCggcaccagcagcaacaacaacaacaactgatTAGGCCGGCCACAATCATGACGGGCACATTTCCATTCCACACCAAGCTGCGAAAATCCAAGTCGACGCCAAGTCTCAGCCAGCCGATGGCCGAGGATCTCCCCACCTGTCATCCACCTGCCACAGAGGCTAGGAAAACCCTGCAACATGAACAATTTTCACGGATCACCAGCAACACCCCGCCAACAACGACACCGGAATCATTGCGTTTTGGTTGTGCTCACTATAAGCGCCGGGCCATGTTTGTGGTaagttttaatattaaaaaaaatatatattaaatatttaaaaaatagtatTAAATTTAAGAGAAGTTTTCCAAAGGGAAGGGAGAGCGATACTCACAGATAGATCTCAGAGTAGATCTATTCTTTGATATCTTCGAGAtatcaattttaatatttcgtATAATTTTGATGGATCATCCAGGGAACTGGTTTTGACCTTAATTACACTTTTCATGCAATTCAATTGGATGGAAAAATGGTTATGAAAATAGatgaagaaaaattttctttaattgttaAAGAAGATCAACCCTATCTTCAATTGGGACTACATGCGGGTCTaatatacttttaatattattccaaatatttattaaatcatAAGTGGCTTTTCTTAAAGGAAAGTTATAGTGGCtttctgcaaatttttcttTCGATTTATTCATTCCGGCCGCCTCGAATGGACCATTTaaggtttatttatttatttctaaacaaacaaatgaaaTAAAGTGTCTAAAGTCTAACCAGACACCTTTGCCAATGGCTCTTTTGTTCGTTctgtaattttatttcaattgaagggaattactttttttttgcaaggcAATTGTACTATACAGACAATCTCATGGTGTCCGGAAACCTGGTGCTCTGGTTCCGATTCAGAAGGCTGGAATTTTGTAGAGGCCTGCTGCCCGCCCGCAGGCGAGTGGCCAGTTAACACCTCCATTTTACGGTTCGGTTTGGATAAGAGATTATGAGTAAACTGAAAATTGTGTGCACCTATAAAGCAATCGTTCCTCGGCTATATCCAGTTCTTTACTTAGCTCATTAGGAGGAAGCCGACATAATTATCGAGAGGTGATAAGTAAGGCATATAGCGTcagataataaaattataggcTGAGAAAATAGTGACTAAGTTCAAGGGAAAGTAGAGATGCACAAGATGGAAAATTGTGAGCCCTGTATTTGCCTAAAATATCTAATGTATTGATAGTTAAGATTAGCATGACTAAATACAGATTAGGATGCACCAGAACGTAAAACTTATTAGAGGAAacttattttaaatacaacaaaataacCGCAAAACTAAGCAATTTCCATTCCGCGAtatgaattaataatttaagccccaaaatgtatttttacaaaaatgtcaCGTAAGCCCGTTCACGCCCCATTCCGTCCTACATTTTCGATAATCCGGAGAGGTGTTTTCAGCGATTTCGCTTTCGCCAGTTCAATTATTACACTGTTCAAAATTCGGCAAGATTTTACCATTTAGTGAGTATTTAAGTCGAGGTATAATTGTTGAATCAGGTGGCGTATTTTAAtcacaaatatttgtattggCATTAATAAACGAGTGTCTGTAAGTCGCACAATGCgtgaaattaatttatacaTACCTGTGGACTCAGGCCCAATGTCAAAAACGATGTGTGCAATACCAAGTGGAGCAATGCCCGCGATTATATGTATTAATATCGTCGTGTTCCAGGCACATCTTGTATCAATTTGTCGTAGaaccttgtattttaattgTGTTTAACTTTGTTCTTTGTTTTGGCTAAATAAATGAATTCGAGGCGTCAGGTAAGATGAGATGACACACAAATGAAATAATATGATCATTAATGAAGAACAGCACTTAATTGAAGGGAAGGGGAAACACAAAGAAACCGGATTCAAACAGGCTGCTACTCCTCTTCTGCAGTTCGAGTGTTATCATCATCCCAGCAAAGTTTAAGTACAAcaattaatacaaaaaaagaaactgtTGTTAAGCTATAAATAATTCTTGAAGATAGTGGAAGACATACCCTCTTGAAGAAGGGTGTCACAGCTTAGGACGctaagtatttttttattgcataagttacaaaaagcaaacaattAAGATAAACCAAGTTTATCATGTTTATCATAAATTTGTTTAATGTGTCTGCAAGAACCAGATTTCTACCCGTCAGATTTTGTATCAAAATGTTGAGGCAATTAGCAACCAAATAATGAATCGACACGAGTTTCTTTATCCATCTTTAAAACGGATTTAGTTTCTCCAGTTGATTTGATTAGGATTCGGTTTCGTAGCTCATAAATCTCGCTCGAATTCCAAGTGCAATGTTTACGATAATGCTAAGTTACTccaaaatatttcatttttgggGGCCAAGTGCGTCACTTTACAGTCTTATTCGACAGTTTCCAGGCAGAGTTTGTTAATTAGCAACTTAATTTGGAAATTAGGGGCCGCATCATCGGGGACTGCTAATGAATTATGCTGGGTTCGGGGTAGTCCTTGGTAAAGGGAGTTGTAGTGTGGAATCTTAGCTTTAATTAAgatggaattttttttaagaggaatgttttttctttccatgactaatttgtttttgttctttgTACATAGACTCCCTGCTGCAACAAGTTCTACAAATGTAGATTCTGTCATGATGAGAACGAGACGCACCACTTCGATCGCAAGACACTCACGGAATTAATCTGCTCAGAATGCAATACCCGGCAAACAGTCCGGGAACAGTGCGAAAATTGTGGAGTACGATTTGGAAAGGTTAGTAAACCATAGGGctttcagaaaataaaaattttacctCAGAGATTAGATATCttaatttgttaaatttttattagattATACTTTGCAATGTATCCAGCAGCTTTATATATTTGCATACCGGATCTTTGATTGGAGAAGTGGTTTTAAAATGTCATTTATCTCAAGAGAATTCAAATTTCTTTATTagcattataaaaatatatgtatatagataaaacaaatatttgttattttttcacttacaaaaatcattaaaatagcttataaatatttgtatcttttttgtGAGGGGATTTTTTGGTTGACGATTGTTAAGATTGATCTTACTAATTGGAGGAATAATTAATTAACTGATCACGCtaaaaaaagctttttattattattataattatttcagTACACTTGCCTCATTTGCAACCTCTTCGATGATGCGGACAAGCAGCAGTACCATTGCCATGGCTGTGGCATCTGTAGGATTGGCGGTGCCGAAAACTTCTTCCACTGCGAGGTGTGCAACATGTGCTTACCCATCCAGCTGAAGATCGATGGCCATCGGGTGAGTTTTGGATTTTTGTACTTTTGGTCCATTAGACCAGTCGAAAAATTTTCGTTGTAAGCACGGATTGACCTCAGTATCTTGAAAGCAAATCAAAGACATAGCCAGACagtttgcatattttttaattttgtcaaTTCATTGCCGAAACCGGTTGCCTAATTGCTTTTTGTAGCTGGTCGCGATCTGCGATCCAGTTGAGTGGATATGAATGTCAAAACGGTTCGAGGAATAGCTTAATTAATTGGTCAACATTTTGAGTTGCTGTGCAGATCCGTAACAGGCACCCAAATCTGAGATGAATCTCAGCCATAGATGGCCAAGCCCTTTTTAATGATATTTTACCCGATCTTTTGCAGTGCGTGGAGAATATATCACGATCCCATTGTCCGGTTTGCCTGGGAGATATCCATACATCGCGTATTCCCTGCCATATTCCCGACTGTGGACACCTGCTGCACAAGATGTGCTTTGACCAGCTGCTGGCCTCCGGCCACTACACCTGTCCCACCTGCCAGACCTCGCTGATAGACATGACGGCGCTTTGGGAATACCTCGACGATCAGGCACTCCGCTTGCCAGTGCCACTGAAATACGAAAATCAGcgcatacatattttttgcaaCGATTGTCACAAGGTGAGGTTGCAATCTACTTATGcttaaatgaataaaataatatattatatatactttgCAGACTTCCAAAACCAAATTCCATTTCATAGGACTCAAGTGCGTGCACTGCGGCGCCTACAACACCACGCAGGATGTTAAGCGTCGACTGTCTCTGGTCACAGATGAACCCTCCTCGGCGTGATGTTCCCCAGGTTGCCCCAACATCAGTATCGACATCCATATTCACATCCAAATCAGCatcagcaactgcaacaggaAATCTCTTGCCATGCTCCCTCCCCCCACATATTTGAAGAAACTAAATTGTTTTCGTAAACCAAACCACAACTGAAATCGAAACGCATTGAATTTAGACCAAATTCGAGCTGGTATCGAATATGAAACAAACAAACCCCTAAGCAAAAGGCTCCTTAAACACTTTTGGTGGAGTATTGAAATCTCTAAAGACTTTCAAACATTATTCTGGATTTTCAGAAACTAAATAGATTGAATGTATTGTGATAGgcctttaaaataattgaatcttgaatattatttgaaaatcTTTAAAAGTTTCACTATTCCACCTTTTAGTTCCAATTATTGCAATAAAAAGCACTcgaatttttaagttttctatttttttttgcaaaattaattGATGTTATTCTCGAATTTTTTCacaaaacttaatttttgaaaaacaatcCCTTTCTCAAAACGCCGTCACaaatttacaatattttcaataaaactaaGATAACTTGAAAAcaaggttttattttttgattattttatattttgggtatttaaattcattatttaaactaataataatgtgtatagttttttttggtaactTTTTAGATGCCTAGAATCTACTCGTTATAGATAAAAATATCATTTTTCCCCGATAGCATATGGATGGTAACTGATAGAAGGCTTTTTTGTACATATTTAAATTGGTGATTGGTGCATTAAATAACAAATTGCGAATCAATTTCCTGTGGAGTAGCTTCTCTTTTTACAATAGAATAGAACTAGATTGGAAAAGGTATTTATAACCAAGTATATGGCAGACTTTCCGATATCTACTGGAAAACTTACAGGAAGTTGTCCCAAAATTGAACCGATAGGCGATTAAAAAGACTATTACTGAGACTTTTCTTTGTCAACTAGAGAAGAGGTTGCATCTCCTCCTGCGGCCTTCTCTTCTGCCCGTTTCTTCCGCCTTTCGGCTGCCTTTTTCTGACTGGTCAGATATAATCCTAAGGCTATCATTGCCGCCCAGCTGATGTATCCAATGTGATAGACCGAGCTGTAGAAGCGCCAAATGTTTCCAAACGAGGAGAGCAGGAAAGCCTCTCCCAAGTAGCTGAAGGCAAACCACTTGAAGATCCAGAACAGAACGTCGATCACGTTGCGGCTGGTGCCAGTAGCATCCTTGCGGACCAGTTTGTGCCACATATCCTCCAGTGAGACGTAAAAGGGGGCTCCCATGATGCAGAAGTAGTGTCCCGGCCGGAAACCGTGCCAGTAGGCAGAGCACAGCAAGGTGGCACCGGTtctaaaatgtttaaaattatattagtttagttttttttttttaaatcctaaataaaattaactaCTAGGTATACCTGCCAACCCTGCGAGCAATGGCATTGGgaaagaacaacaacaagagcaaTAATACCAAAAGCAAGCATAATTACAATACATAGCTGACTAGGATTCTATGAAATACTTTCAAGTCATAAGAGTTTTCAGGAGCTTATCAATACATGTAATTTCATAGTCTCATAGTTTACACATATCTTTTAGGAGGCCCATTACTGACCTGTATTTCTTGCTGGGGAAGAGTTTGTAAACGTTCACGGCAAGCCAATACTGGACACAGACATTCCAGTGTTTCATGCCCTCCCTGAAGGTCCAGCATCGCTCCACATCCAGTACTCTGGTATTTACAATCGTGTTGAAGTTGTACTTGTGCTTTTCGGCGTCTCGTTTCAAGTGCTGGTAGCGCTTGCGGGGACCCTCGCCATTGTTGGGATCAGACTCATCCGGATAGGCTCCGAAACCGGCCATGGTGCACACGCACTCACTCAGGGTCAGGCCCGTGTAAATGCGGGCACGGAATGTAAAGAATGTGGGCCAAACGTACAACAGCCGGTAGACAAAGGAGCGGTCATTGTAGAACTGATCACTCAGGGCATACTGAAAGATCAAAGGAGGTTTTAAAATTGAGATGACATTTCCTAATAGTAATATCTCACATCTAGGGGCCAAAGATAGTTTGTGGTTAGGTAAAGAGCGCAGTAAAAGACTGCATACTTAAGCTTCTCCAGCGTGGCCTCAATGCTGGGCGCATGAGTCTTGAATGGCATCTCAAAGTAGTCTCTGTATGTGCGGTAGCGATAGTAGGggcctgcaaaaaaaaatcatatgtTTTACAAGCTTCAGTCTAACTGATAAAGAACTAGTGGCCATAATATACAGAATTATTATCTGTAATTAAAGCGCTTGAACTTTGTACCCCGCTGACTTGATCCACCTGATCATCACCTGTTAGAACTCCAATATAGTTGAAGCTATAATGAACAATTTCTGCCGCCCCCAGAGTCTGCAGCTCCACATCATAATCTGTAATCTCTACGAGACTCTCTGAGTTGACATCTCTATCCTCCTTCTTATCTTGCTCCTCCCGAGCATTTATTCGTTTCCATGCTGCCGTTTTCTCAAAAGCTATTCCAGACACCTGAAACAGAATCGTTTTAAATCAATTACTGGCAATTGGAGTCGTTATGCAACTAACCTTCAGGGTGAGTATCATTTGAATCATGTTCGTGTGGCCAGGGATTCCCAGGTAAAAGTCAAAGAGTCGGAAGAACACCAGGTAGCCAAACATTACAACAAACGTAACCAGATGACATTTGCTGGAGGA
This region of Drosophila bipectinata strain 14024-0381.07 chromosome 2L, DbipHiC1v2, whole genome shotgun sequence genomic DNA includes:
- the mmy gene encoding UDP-N-acetylhexosamine pyrophosphorylase isoform X1 — protein: MGRHNYNSHQQTNVRRHRNAGGATSKSTIATKPSLSMTDYLTLHSRLAQVGQEHLLKFWPELTNDERIQLVQDIEELNLDEIKKYFDRATVSMNENGIKLDDRLQPLPEGKLISIARSPEEKLSAYRDEGLRQISQGHVAVLLMAGGQGTRLGFDHPKGMYDVGLQSKKTLFRIQAERILRLEELAHHATGQRGYITWYIMTSEHTVQPTEDYFVAHNYFGLKAENVLLFEQGSLPCFEYDGRIILDEKHRVARAPDGNGGIYRAMKRQGILDDMQKRGVLYLHAHSVDNILIKVADPVFIGYCVQEKADCAAKVVEKASPNEAVGVVAIVDGKYQVVEYSEISAKTAEMRNSDGRLTFSAGNICNHFFSANFLQKIGNTFEQELKLHVAKKKIPFVDNAGKRLTPEKPNGIKIEKFVFDVFEFAQKFVAMEVPRDEEFSALKNADNAGKDCPSTARQDLHRLHKKYIESAGGIVHGDICEISPFVTYAGENLASQVEGKSFSSPVYLRDTRDPPHGHL
- the Rchy1 gene encoding RING finger and CHY zinc finger domain-containing protein 1, with protein sequence MKNRQRTRRISLNENHNSNIDVQIFTNTKEPNQVNLNSSSKLLATTETSTSAEAAHPASPPAAQIGAPAIRHQQQQQQQLIRPATIMTGTFPFHTKLRKSKSTPSLSQPMAEDLPTCHPPATEARKTLQHEQFSRITSNTPPTTTPESLRFGCAHYKRRAMFVTPCCNKFYKCRFCHDENETHHFDRKTLTELICSECNTRQTVREQCENCGVRFGKYTCLICNLFDDADKQQYHCHGCGICRIGGAENFFHCEVCNMCLPIQLKIDGHRCVENISRSHCPVCLGDIHTSRIPCHIPDCGHLLHKMCFDQLLASGHYTCPTCQTSLIDMTALWEYLDDQALRLPVPLKYENQRIHIFCNDCHKTSKTKFHFIGLKCVHCGAYNTTQDVKRRLSLVTDEPSSA
- the mmy gene encoding UDP-N-acetylhexosamine pyrophosphorylase isoform X2, producing the protein MTDYLTLHSRLAQVGQEHLLKFWPELTNDERIQLVQDIEELNLDEIKKYFDRATVSMNENGIKLDDRLQPLPEGKLISIARSPEEKLSAYRDEGLRQISQGHVAVLLMAGGQGTRLGFDHPKGMYDVGLQSKKTLFRIQAERILRLEELAHHATGQRGYITWYIMTSEHTVQPTEDYFVAHNYFGLKAENVLLFEQGSLPCFEYDGRIILDEKHRVARAPDGNGGIYRAMKRQGILDDMQKRGVLYLHAHSVDNILIKVADPVFIGYCVQEKADCAAKVVEKASPNEAVGVVAIVDGKYQVVEYSEISAKTAEMRNSDGRLTFSAGNICNHFFSANFLQKIGNTFEQELKLHVAKKKIPFVDNAGKRLTPEKPNGIKIEKFVFDVFEFAQKFVAMEVPRDEEFSALKNADNAGKDCPSTARQDLHRLHKKYIESAGGIVHGDICEISPFVTYAGENLASQVEGKSFSSPVYLRDTRDPPHGHL
- the HemK1 gene encoding MTRF1L release factor glutamine methyltransferase; protein product: MLRQLTRSLRLTSRAFTHFNYGTDSTAGQIPVTQALVGWAEKLKAAGIEDTKFNLKCIISHVLNKKFNTVPDSYEKLQFNSSQLADFERFLEARCARMPLQHIIGEWDFMDLTLKTAPTVFIPRPETEEFVRLVIENYKNEKHVNMLEVGCGSGAMSLGMLHNLPQVVSTAIERSKAATVLAAENAKLLNLQDRFTVHNHTMEEDKYLPEELKDKKYDLIISNPPYVKTEEFQYLHPEVVVYENLNALDGGSDGLRVARLVFELACRHLHPGGKLWLELGNEHPPMVKTIMNLQYEGRLKFIASYNDQYKRERFVQIEKV
- the frj gene encoding lysophospholipid acyltransferase 7, which translates into the protein MSIDDVIYVICLLACIGAGSYVKKISDEGQRKLVSTALGVIVVVIVSGLHSLHCFASLALGTASVLLVHPSKCHLVTFVVMFGYLVFFRLFDFYLGIPGHTNMIQMILTLKVSGIAFEKTAAWKRINAREEQDKKEDRDVNSESLVEITDYDVELQTLGAAEIVHYSFNYIGVLTGPYYRYRTYRDYFEMPFKTHAPSIEATLEKLKYAVFYCALYLTTNYLWPLDYALSDQFYNDRSFVYRLLYVWPTFFTFRARIYTGLTLSECVCTMAGFGAYPDESDPNNGEGPRKRYQHLKRDAEKHKYNFNTIVNTRVLDVERCWTFREGMKHWNVCVQYWLAVNVYKLFPSKKYRTGATLLCSAYWHGFRPGHYFCIMGAPFYVSLEDMWHKLVRKDATGTSRNVIDVLFWIFKWFAFSYLGEAFLLSSFGNIWRFYSSVYHIGYISWAAMIALGLYLTSQKKAAERRKKRAEEKAAGGDATSSLVDKEKSQ